The Synchiropus splendidus isolate RoL2022-P1 chromosome 1, RoL_Sspl_1.0, whole genome shotgun sequence genome includes a window with the following:
- the lhx3 gene encoding LIM/homeobox protein Lhx3 isoform X1, with protein MLLEHPGSSCQNTANFSRYTGGQEIPVCAGCNQHIVDRFILKVLDRHWHSKCLKCSDCQSPLADKCFSRGDSVYCKEDFFKRFGTKCAACQQGIPPTQVVRRAQDFVYHLHCFACIVCKRQLATGDEYYLMEDSRLVCKADYETAKQREADSTAKRPRTTITAKQLETLKNAYNNSPKPARHVREQLSSETGLDMRVVQVWFQNRRAKEKRLKKDAGRQRWGQYFRNMKRSRGSSKSDKDSIQEEGMDSDAEVSFTDEPPMSELGHSNGIYSSMNESSPAIGGRQGSNNHSSFPLEHGVLPSQDQFHDIRSNSPYGLPQSPGSLQPLPRHPPLITSLVYPDSGLSIMTQGGGINPGVRVSMGTANGPSSDLSTGSSGGYPDFPASPASWLDEVDHGQF; from the exons ATGTTGCTGGAGCATCCGGGCTCGAGTTGTCAAAACACGGCCAATTTCTCAAGATACACTGGAGGTCAAG AGATCCCGGTGTGCGCTGGCTGCAACCAGCACATCGTGGACCGGTTCATCCTCAAAGTTCTGGACCGCCACTGGCACAGCAAGTGTCTGAAGTGCAGCGACTGCCAGTCACCGTTGGCTGACAAGTGCTTCAGCAGAGGAGACAGCGTTTACTGCAAGGAGGACTTCTTCAA GAGATTCGGGACCAAGTGCGCAGCATGCCAGCAGGGGATTCCACCCACCCAGGTGGTGAGGAGAGCGCAGGACTTTGTTTACCATCTACACTGTTTTGCCTGCATCGTATGCAAGAGGCAACTGGCCACAGGAGACGAGTACTACCTGATGGAGGACAGCAGACTGGTGTGCAAGGCCGACTATGAGACTGCTAAACAGAGAG AAGCTGACTCCACTGCGAAAAGGCCCCGAACGACCATCACGGCCAAACAACTGGAAACGCTAAAGAACGCGTACAATAACTCCCCCAAACCTGCTCGCCACGTCCGGGAGCAGCTATCGTCGGAGACGGGCCTGGATATGCGGGTCGTGCAG gtttggttccagaaccgGCGAGCTAAGGAGAAGCGACTGAAGAAAGATGCGGGGCGACAGAGGTGGGGACAGTACTTCCGCAACATGAAGCGGTCGCGGGGCAGCTCCAAGTCAGACAAGGACAGCATCCAGGAAGAAGGCATGGACAGTGATGCAGAGGTGTCTTTCACAG ATGAACCTCCCATGTCCGAGCTTGGTCACTCTAACGGCATCTACAGCAGTATGAACGAGTCTTCTCCGGCCATTGGGGGCCGCCAGGGGAGCAACAACCATAGCTCTTTCCCTCTGGAGCACGGCGTCCTTCCTTCTCAGGACCAGTTCCACGACATCCGCTCCAACAGCCCGTATGGCCTGCCACAGTCGCCGGGGTCTCTGCAGCCTCTCCCCAGACATCCACCACTCATCACCAGCCTGGTCTATCCTGACTCGGGTCTCTCCATCATGACCCAAGGAGGAGGCATCAACCCTGGTGTGAGGGTCTCCATGGGAACGGCCAACGGCCCGAGCTCTGACCTCTCTACTGGGAGCAGTGGCGGATACCCAGACTTTCCAGCGAGTCCTGCCTCCTGGTTGGATGAAGTGGACCACGGACAGTTTTGA
- the lhx3 gene encoding LIM/homeobox protein Lhx3 isoform X2 produces MLLEHPGSSCQNTANFSRYTGGQEIPVCAGCNQHIVDRFILKVLDRHWHSKCLKCSDCQSPLADKCFSRGDSVYCKEDFFKFGTKCAACQQGIPPTQVVRRAQDFVYHLHCFACIVCKRQLATGDEYYLMEDSRLVCKADYETAKQREADSTAKRPRTTITAKQLETLKNAYNNSPKPARHVREQLSSETGLDMRVVQVWFQNRRAKEKRLKKDAGRQRWGQYFRNMKRSRGSSKSDKDSIQEEGMDSDAEVSFTDEPPMSELGHSNGIYSSMNESSPAIGGRQGSNNHSSFPLEHGVLPSQDQFHDIRSNSPYGLPQSPGSLQPLPRHPPLITSLVYPDSGLSIMTQGGGINPGVRVSMGTANGPSSDLSTGSSGGYPDFPASPASWLDEVDHGQF; encoded by the exons ATGTTGCTGGAGCATCCGGGCTCGAGTTGTCAAAACACGGCCAATTTCTCAAGATACACTGGAGGTCAAG AGATCCCGGTGTGCGCTGGCTGCAACCAGCACATCGTGGACCGGTTCATCCTCAAAGTTCTGGACCGCCACTGGCACAGCAAGTGTCTGAAGTGCAGCGACTGCCAGTCACCGTTGGCTGACAAGTGCTTCAGCAGAGGAGACAGCGTTTACTGCAAGGAGGACTTCTTCAA ATTCGGGACCAAGTGCGCAGCATGCCAGCAGGGGATTCCACCCACCCAGGTGGTGAGGAGAGCGCAGGACTTTGTTTACCATCTACACTGTTTTGCCTGCATCGTATGCAAGAGGCAACTGGCCACAGGAGACGAGTACTACCTGATGGAGGACAGCAGACTGGTGTGCAAGGCCGACTATGAGACTGCTAAACAGAGAG AAGCTGACTCCACTGCGAAAAGGCCCCGAACGACCATCACGGCCAAACAACTGGAAACGCTAAAGAACGCGTACAATAACTCCCCCAAACCTGCTCGCCACGTCCGGGAGCAGCTATCGTCGGAGACGGGCCTGGATATGCGGGTCGTGCAG gtttggttccagaaccgGCGAGCTAAGGAGAAGCGACTGAAGAAAGATGCGGGGCGACAGAGGTGGGGACAGTACTTCCGCAACATGAAGCGGTCGCGGGGCAGCTCCAAGTCAGACAAGGACAGCATCCAGGAAGAAGGCATGGACAGTGATGCAGAGGTGTCTTTCACAG ATGAACCTCCCATGTCCGAGCTTGGTCACTCTAACGGCATCTACAGCAGTATGAACGAGTCTTCTCCGGCCATTGGGGGCCGCCAGGGGAGCAACAACCATAGCTCTTTCCCTCTGGAGCACGGCGTCCTTCCTTCTCAGGACCAGTTCCACGACATCCGCTCCAACAGCCCGTATGGCCTGCCACAGTCGCCGGGGTCTCTGCAGCCTCTCCCCAGACATCCACCACTCATCACCAGCCTGGTCTATCCTGACTCGGGTCTCTCCATCATGACCCAAGGAGGAGGCATCAACCCTGGTGTGAGGGTCTCCATGGGAACGGCCAACGGCCCGAGCTCTGACCTCTCTACTGGGAGCAGTGGCGGATACCCAGACTTTCCAGCGAGTCCTGCCTCCTGGTTGGATGAAGTGGACCACGGACAGTTTTGA